The Centroberyx gerrardi isolate f3 chromosome 12, fCenGer3.hap1.cur.20231027, whole genome shotgun sequence genome has a window encoding:
- the LOC139921700 gene encoding palmitoyltransferase ZDHHC3 isoform X2 produces the protein MKSPVHRCRDVEHGRGQAGSGSGCLQAEQRIPISKDIITSSSASAMWFIRDACGIVCGVITWLLVLYAEFVVLFVMLLPSKNLTYSIVNGTLFNSLAFLALASHFRAMCTDPGAVPKGNATKEYIESLQLKPGQVVYKCPKCCSIKPDRAHHCSVCKRCIRKMDHHCPWVNNCVGENNQKYFVLFTMYIALISLHCLVMVVFHFLYCFEDDWTKCSSFSPPATVILLILLCFEGLLFLIFTSVMFGTQVHSICTDETGIEQLKKEERRWAKKTKWMNMRAVFGHPFSILWFSPFSTPDHGKAETYQYVV, from the exons ATGAAGAGCCCGGTGCACAGATGCAGGGATGTGGAGCATGGGCGAGGGCAGGCGGGGTCCGGGTCCGGCTGCCTACAGGCCGAGCAGCGCATCCCTATCTCCAAAGAcatcatcacctcctcctccgcctccgccaTGTGGTTCATCAGGGACGCCTGCGGCATCGTGTGCGGCGTCATCACCTGGCTGCTGGTGTTGTACGCCGAGTTCGTGGTGCTGTTTGTGATGCTGCTGCCCTCCAAGAACCTGACGTACAGCATCGTGAACGGCACCCTGTTCAACAGCCTGGCCTTCCTCGCCCTTGCCTCACACTTCAGGGCCATGTGCACCGACCCT GGGGCCGTGCCAAAAGGGAATGCTACCAAGGAGTACATAGAGAGCCTTCAGCTGAAACCGGGGCAGGTGGTCTACAAATGTCCCAAGTGCTGCAGCATCAAGCCTGACCGAGCACACCACTGCAG TGTATGCAAACGCTGCATACGGAAGATGGACCACCACTGCCCCTGGGTCAACAACTGTGTCGGGGAGAACAACCAAAAGTACTTTGTGCTTTTCACA ATGTACAttgctctcatctctctccactgtctggTCATGGTGGTCTTCCATTTCCTCTACTGCTTTGAAGATGATTGGACAA AGTGCagttccttctctcctccagcaacagtcatcctcctcatcctcctgtgCTTTGAgggtctcctcttcctcatcttcaccTCTGTGATGTTCGGCACCCAGGTCCACTCCATCTGTACCGACGAGACC GGCATAGAGCAgttgaaaaaggaagagagaagatgGGCTAAAAAAACTAAGTGGATGAACATGAGGGCGGTATTCGGACACCCTTTCTCCATATTGTGGTTTAGCCCCTTCTCCACCCCCGACCACGGGAAGGCTGAGACCTACCAGTATGTGGTGTGA
- the LOC139921715 gene encoding transmembrane protein 42 has translation MISGSFYALLAGFLGAVASSSAKLSLGADYLKQMCESGRSRWTGGEPWTGGDGGAGGATAATACDWLHIPLRLACGGLLFTCNAVMWTFFSKALHLSSSSARATVTTTASNFISSAILGRVIFGETHAALWWVGISLTLSGLLVLHGSSPQSLPQEEGKKEE, from the exons ATGATTTCAGGGTCTTTTTACGCCTTGCTGGCGGGCTTTCTCGGCGCCGttgcctcctcctctgccaaGCTGTCGCTCGGCGCAGACTACCTGAAACAGATGTGTGAGTCCGGGAGGAGCAGGTGGACCGGAGGGGAGCCGTGGACCGGGGGAGACGGTGGAGCCGGTGGAGCCACTGCAGCCACTGCCTGTGACTGG CTGCACATCCCCCTGCGCCTGGCGTGTGGAGGCCTGCTGTTCACCTGTAACGCTGTGATGTGGACCTTCTTCTCCAAggccctccacctctcctcctcttcagccaGAGCCACCGTCACCACCACCGCATCCAACTTCATCTCCTCT GCGATCCTGGGGAGGGTGATTTTCGGGGAGACCCACGCAGCTCTGTGGTGGGTGggcatctctctcactctgtctgggCTGCTGGTGCTCCACGGATCCTCACCTCAGAGCCTCCCACAGGAGGAGGGCAAGAAGGAGGAGTGA
- the gpd1l gene encoding glycerol-3-phosphate dehydrogenase 1-like protein has product MASPLKVCIVGSGNWGSAIARIIGSNARSLQRFATTVKMWVYEENINGRKLTDIINTDHENVKYLPGYKLPENVVAVPKLRDAAEGADLLVFVVPHQFIRKLCDEMVGCVSSKARGITLIKGIDEGPEGLKLISDIIREKMGIDVSVLMGANIANEVAAEKFCETTIGSKVLENGLLFKELLQTPNFRITVVDDADTVELCGALKNIVAVGAGFCDGLRCGDNTKAAVIRLGLMEMIAFAKLFSKDGSVSSATFLESCGVADLITTCYGGRNRRVAEAFAKTGKSIEELEKEMLNGQKLQGPATSAEVYHILKQKGLVDKFPLFMAVYQICFEGKPVQEMISCLQSHPEHL; this is encoded by the exons GGGCTCGGCCATAGCGAGGATTATCGGCAGCAACGCCCGGTCGCTGCAGCGCTTCGCCACCACGGTGAAGATGTGGGTGTACGAAGAGAACATCAACGGCAGGAAGCTCACTGACATCATCAACACGGACCATGAGAACGTCAAGTACCTGCCGGGATACAAACTGCCAGAGAACGTG gtgGCTGTCCCGAAGCTGCGAGACGCTGCGGAGGGAGCGGACCTGCTGGTGTTCGTGGTCCCGCACCAGTTCATCAGGAAACTGTGTGATGAGATGGTGGGCTGCGTCTCCTCCAAGGCCCGGGGAATCACGCTCATAAAG ggGATCGACGAGGGTCCCGAGGGGCTGAAGCTGATCTCTGACATCATCCGGGAGAAAATGGGGATCGACGTCAGCGTCCTCATGGGGGCCAACATCGCCAACGAGGTGGCGGCTGAGAAGTTCTGTGAAACCACCATCG GCAGTAAGGTTCTGGAGAACGGCCTGCTGtttaaagagctgctgcagACGCCCAACTTCCGGATCACAGTGGTGGACGATGCTGACACAGTGGAGCTGTGTGGAGCTCTGAAG AACATCGTAGCGGTGGGTGCCGGCTTCTGTGACGGGCTGCGCTGCGGTGACAACACCAAGGCGGCCGTGATCCGTCTGGGGCTGATGGAGATGATCGCCTTCGCCAAGCTCTTCTCCAAGGACGGCTCCGTCTCCTCCGCGACCTTCCTGGAGAGCTGCGGCGTGGCCGACCTCATCACCACCTGCTACGGCGGCCGCAACCGCCGGGTGGCCGAGGCCTTCGCCAAGACCGGGAAG AGCAtagaggagctggagaaggagatgTTGAATGGGCAGAAGCTCCAGGGTCCTGCGACCTCGGCTGAGGTTTACCACATCCTCAAACAGAAGGGCCTGGTGGACAA GTTCCCTCTGTTTATGGCCGTGTATCAGATTTGTTTCGAGGGGAAACCCGTCCAGGAGATGATTTCCTGCCTGCAGAGCCACCCGGAGCACCTGTGA
- the LOC139921700 gene encoding palmitoyltransferase ZDHHC3-A isoform X1 translates to MKSPVHRCRDVEHGRGQAGSGSGCLQAEQRIPISKDIITSSSASAMWFIRDACGIVCGVITWLLVLYAEFVVLFVMLLPSKNLTYSIVNGTLFNSLAFLALASHFRAMCTDPGAVPKGNATKEYIESLQLKPGQVVYKCPKCCSIKPDRAHHCSVCKRCIRKMDHHCPWVNNCVGENNQKYFVLFTMYIALISLHCLVMVVFHFLYCFEDDWTKCSSFSPPATVILLILLCFEGLLFLIFTSVMFGTQVHSICTDETGIERLKGETGKWAKVPCWEAMQTAFGGPFSLSWCSPFTGLSCRRSPPDHVIVPQGEIIEEDVIEIPLN, encoded by the exons ATGAAGAGCCCGGTGCACAGATGCAGGGATGTGGAGCATGGGCGAGGGCAGGCGGGGTCCGGGTCCGGCTGCCTACAGGCCGAGCAGCGCATCCCTATCTCCAAAGAcatcatcacctcctcctccgcctccgccaTGTGGTTCATCAGGGACGCCTGCGGCATCGTGTGCGGCGTCATCACCTGGCTGCTGGTGTTGTACGCCGAGTTCGTGGTGCTGTTTGTGATGCTGCTGCCCTCCAAGAACCTGACGTACAGCATCGTGAACGGCACCCTGTTCAACAGCCTGGCCTTCCTCGCCCTTGCCTCACACTTCAGGGCCATGTGCACCGACCCT GGGGCCGTGCCAAAAGGGAATGCTACCAAGGAGTACATAGAGAGCCTTCAGCTGAAACCGGGGCAGGTGGTCTACAAATGTCCCAAGTGCTGCAGCATCAAGCCTGACCGAGCACACCACTGCAG TGTATGCAAACGCTGCATACGGAAGATGGACCACCACTGCCCCTGGGTCAACAACTGTGTCGGGGAGAACAACCAAAAGTACTTTGTGCTTTTCACA ATGTACAttgctctcatctctctccactgtctggTCATGGTGGTCTTCCATTTCCTCTACTGCTTTGAAGATGATTGGACAA AGTGCagttccttctctcctccagcaacagtcatcctcctcatcctcctgtgCTTTGAgggtctcctcttcctcatcttcaccTCTGTGATGTTCGGCACCCAGGTCCACTCCATCTGTACCGACGAGACC GGAATCGAGCGTCTGAAGGGCGAGACGGGGAAGTGGGCCAAGGTGCCATGTTGGGAGGCCATGCAGACGGCGTTCGGCGGCCCGTTCTCCCTGTCCTGGTGCAGCCCCTTCACCGGGctcagctgcaggaggagcCCTCCGGATCACGTCATCGTCCCGCAGGGGGAGATCATCGAGGAGGACGTCATAGAGATACCGCTCAACTAG
- the kiaa1143 gene encoding uncharacterized protein KIAA1143 homolog has product MNKNNKKTGVSWVKPAEPSFLKKFKSDVGYKEGPTVDTKRQVMPTLDDDSGSDREDELPQVVVIKKGDLSAEEVKKIKDDTRGGAEKEDEAPADGKILFKKPAKRSSSDKFQGITASSSKKKKSEGEEKKEDKKEDKKEEKSGKKVKNNSLLSFGGDEDEDED; this is encoded by the exons ATGAACAAGAACAACAAGAAAACTGGCGTGTCGTGGGTGAAACCAGCGGAGCCGTCCTTCctaaagaaattcaagagtgaTGTTGGATACAAGGAGGGACCGACGGTCGACACCAAG CGGCAGGTGATGCCGACACTAGATGACGACAGCGGGAGTGACCGTGAGGATGAGTTACCGCAGGTTGTTGTCATTAAGAAAGGAGACCTGAGcgcagaggaggtgaagaagatcAAAGACGACACGCGTGGCGGGGCAGAGAAAG AGGATGAAGCTCCTGCCGATGGTAAAATCCTTTTCAAGAAGCCGGCCAAGCGCTCTTCCTCAGACAAATTCCAGGGCATCACTGCCAGCTCcagcaaaaagaagaagagcgagggagaggagaagaaggaggacaagaaggaggacaagaaggaggagaagtctggaaagaaagtaaaaaataacAGCCTTCTGTCGTTCGGAGGGGACGAGGACGAAGACGAGGACTAA